The following proteins come from a genomic window of Aequorivita marisscotiae:
- a CDS encoding DUF5522 domain-containing protein: MLFPKKKIVLEEGDYYLTPEGYKCFTEQYHLKRGYCCESGCRHCPYGFDKKTGKHQ, encoded by the coding sequence ATGCTTTTCCCAAAGAAAAAAATAGTACTCGAAGAAGGCGATTATTACCTAACCCCCGAAGGTTACAAATGCTTTACGGAACAATACCACTTAAAACGCGGATATTGTTGCGAAAGCGGCTGCCGCCATTGTCCGTATGGATTTGATAAGAAAACAGGGAAACATCAATAA
- a CDS encoding outer membrane beta-barrel protein: MQKFLFGFFFLFVSLSFSQDVQVSGVLIDGESQDPLEAATVFMETIADSTLITYTITDKNGKFILEGKTSAKNVRINFSYVGYQNFQKTVNLDTPVQDLGSIPISVSVANLDEVVVKSRAPITIKKDTLEFNVASFKTKKNATVEDLLKELPGVEVDAQGNITVNGKPVNKILVNGKPFFGDDPTIATRNLTKEIVKKIQVTDTKTDSEAFTGENGDENNKTINIKIDEEKNKGIFGRVAAGGGTDKRFEYAGLINYFDNDLRISALGGGNNTNSPGFSFGEIEKMFGSGRHLNFNSNGSFNYNGMAFGGGDGITNSRTAGANFAKDFGKKTDISTDYFYSSANTFNEELRNRENILPENRYLSNVNTTSETDSYTHTANLKFNTQIDSTFLIAIRPQLSFNKIISNFTKNETSKNANEELINQSVNDNHSERDGNNFNNRLSVTKKYGGNGGFFRIIATNKINAIANQDYIFSETQIFGEDPNTLLRNQRTNGKKSASEFSVTPQWRLPIIADTLFLNLEYNFENEKRKDRKDVFDFDEFSEDYTTFNTAQSTDFTNTNQQSSPEMGVTYTTGKIYARVNAAYVFRTLESDDALRDIHFKNDFNALEMSVNFRYKFSKTFSAFSGYYLQNTAPDIDQLSPFVDISDPLNITRGNPDLKPSNEHRFYLGANNYDFKNQTGFYSYLNFEFSNDRVVPKTTVDENLVKTTTFTNVNGTYSLSGNIGFNKSFKIDSLRTIKYGAFLYATGNSNVNFNNNVQYNSTTINYTPSINATFTWKDLFELSPRYSYNYSTNSIDVSTFENSNYTRHEFNLRTTTFVPKSLEWRNDFKYVYNADVTEGFNRSYVFWNSSLTYSFLKDSGSATLKVYDLLNQNSNVRRTSNQNYIQDVQSTVLKQYFMLTLSYKFNTLGKKGEIKDNPWD, encoded by the coding sequence ATGCAAAAATTTCTTTTTGGATTTTTCTTCTTGTTTGTTTCTTTAAGCTTTTCACAGGATGTACAAGTTTCGGGTGTTTTAATTGATGGTGAATCTCAAGACCCATTGGAAGCTGCCACTGTTTTTATGGAAACGATAGCGGACAGTACTTTAATTACTTACACGATAACAGATAAAAACGGCAAATTTATTTTGGAAGGAAAGACTTCAGCAAAAAATGTACGGATAAATTTTAGCTATGTAGGTTATCAAAATTTTCAGAAGACGGTGAATTTAGATACGCCCGTGCAGGATTTGGGGAGTATTCCTATTTCAGTTTCGGTGGCAAATTTAGATGAAGTTGTTGTAAAATCGCGTGCCCCGATTACCATTAAAAAGGACACTTTAGAATTTAATGTGGCTTCATTTAAAACAAAAAAGAACGCCACTGTTGAAGATTTATTGAAGGAACTTCCGGGCGTTGAAGTAGATGCACAAGGAAATATAACCGTTAATGGGAAACCAGTGAACAAAATTTTGGTAAATGGAAAACCATTTTTTGGGGACGATCCCACCATTGCAACCAGAAACCTAACCAAAGAAATAGTTAAAAAAATACAGGTAACCGATACCAAAACAGATTCTGAAGCATTTACAGGTGAAAATGGGGATGAAAATAATAAAACAATAAACATTAAAATTGACGAAGAAAAAAATAAAGGCATTTTCGGCAGGGTAGCGGCTGGAGGCGGAACCGATAAACGTTTTGAATATGCTGGACTTATAAATTATTTTGACAATGATTTGCGAATTAGCGCCTTGGGAGGCGGAAATAATACTAACTCCCCAGGATTTAGTTTTGGTGAAATAGAAAAAATGTTCGGCAGTGGCAGACATCTTAATTTTAATAGTAATGGCTCCTTTAATTATAACGGAATGGCGTTTGGCGGAGGTGATGGCATCACAAATTCTAGAACTGCCGGAGCCAATTTTGCCAAGGACTTTGGAAAAAAAACAGATATTAGCACAGATTATTTTTATTCCTCCGCAAACACGTTTAATGAAGAATTGCGAAATCGTGAAAACATTTTACCCGAAAATAGGTATCTCTCTAACGTAAATACTACTTCAGAAACCGACAGCTATACTCATACGGCCAACCTAAAATTTAATACACAGATAGATTCCACATTTTTAATAGCAATTCGCCCACAGCTATCATTTAATAAAATAATATCAAACTTTACTAAGAACGAGACGAGCAAAAATGCAAATGAGGAGCTTATTAACCAATCTGTTAACGACAACCACAGCGAAAGAGACGGAAATAATTTTAATAATAGGCTCTCGGTAACCAAAAAATATGGTGGCAATGGAGGCTTTTTTAGAATTATAGCCACAAACAAAATTAATGCGATCGCCAACCAAGATTACATATTTAGCGAAACACAAATTTTTGGTGAAGACCCAAATACCCTTTTAAGAAACCAGCGAACCAATGGCAAGAAAAGTGCATCAGAATTTTCCGTAACGCCGCAGTGGCGTCTACCCATTATTGCCGATACACTCTTTTTAAATTTAGAATATAATTTTGAAAACGAGAAACGAAAGGACCGAAAGGATGTTTTTGATTTTGACGAATTTTCAGAAGATTATACCACTTTCAACACAGCTCAGAGTACCGATTTTACCAATACAAATCAACAGTCAAGTCCAGAAATGGGCGTAACTTATACTACTGGAAAAATCTATGCTCGCGTAAATGCTGCTTATGTTTTTAGAACGTTGGAAAGCGATGATGCGCTAAGAGATATACATTTCAAAAATGATTTTAATGCGTTGGAGATGAGTGTTAATTTTCGATATAAATTCAGTAAAACATTCAGTGCCTTTTCAGGATATTATTTACAGAATACTGCGCCAGACATAGACCAACTTTCACCTTTTGTTGATATTTCGGATCCTTTGAATATTACTCGCGGAAATCCAGATTTGAAACCTTCAAACGAACATCGTTTCTATTTGGGAGCAAATAATTACGATTTTAAAAACCAAACAGGATTTTATTCATATTTAAATTTCGAATTCAGTAACGACCGTGTCGTGCCCAAAACCACAGTAGATGAAAATCTCGTAAAAACCACCACCTTTACAAATGTAAACGGCACGTATAGTTTGTCTGGAAATATTGGTTTCAATAAAAGTTTTAAAATAGACAGTTTACGCACTATTAAATACGGAGCTTTTCTATATGCTACCGGAAATAGCAATGTAAATTTTAATAATAACGTGCAGTACAATAGTACCACGATTAATTATACCCCGTCAATAAACGCTACGTTTACTTGGAAAGATTTGTTTGAGCTAAGCCCCAGATATAGCTATAATTACAGCACAAATAGCATTGATGTTAGTACATTTGAAAATAGCAATTACACACGACACGAATTTAATTTGCGGACCACAACTTTCGTCCCAAAATCTTTGGAATGGCGCAACGATTTTAAATATGTTTATAATGCAGATGTTACCGAGGGTTTTAACAGAAGCTATGTTTTTTGGAACAGTTCGCTAACCTATTCATTCCTAAAAGACAGCGGTAGTGCGACTCTAAAAGTTTACGATTTGCTGAACCAAAACAGTAATGTTCGTCGTACCTCAAACCAAAATTATATTCAAGATGTTCAGAGTACGGTTTTAAAGCAATATTTTATGCTTACGCTGAGTTATAAATTTAATACGCTCGGTAAAAAAGGAGAGATAAAGGATAATCCGTGGGATTGA
- the era gene encoding GTPase Era, which yields MTKHKAGFVNIIGNPNVGKSTLMNAFVGERLSIITSKAQTTRHRILGIVNGDDFQVLLSDTPGIIKPAYQLQESMMDFVKSAFEDADILLYLVELGEKELKDEAFFNKITNSKIPVLLLINKIDKGNEELLSEAVKMWKEKVPNAEIFAISALQNFGVPEVFNRIIELLPESPPFYPKDQLTDKPERFFVNEAIREKILMHYKKEIPYSVEIDTEEFFEDENIIRIRSIIMVERETQKGIIIGHRGSALKRVGIEARKDLEKFFGKQIHLELYVKVNKDWRSNEKQLRRFGYNQK from the coding sequence ATGACAAAACACAAAGCTGGATTCGTTAATATAATCGGAAATCCGAACGTGGGCAAAAGCACCTTGATGAACGCTTTTGTGGGCGAGCGGCTGTCCATAATAACTTCCAAGGCCCAAACCACACGCCACCGTATTTTGGGAATCGTAAACGGTGATGATTTTCAAGTGCTATTGAGCGATACCCCCGGAATTATAAAACCTGCGTATCAATTGCAGGAGAGTATGATGGATTTTGTGAAATCTGCTTTTGAGGACGCCGATATTCTGCTGTACTTGGTGGAATTGGGTGAGAAAGAATTGAAGGATGAAGCCTTTTTCAATAAAATAACAAATTCAAAAATTCCAGTTTTACTTCTTATTAATAAAATTGACAAAGGCAATGAAGAGTTACTTTCCGAAGCAGTAAAAATGTGGAAGGAAAAAGTTCCGAATGCTGAAATATTTGCTATTTCGGCGCTTCAAAATTTTGGGGTCCCCGAAGTTTTTAATCGGATAATTGAATTGCTTCCAGAGTCGCCCCCATTTTATCCAAAAGATCAATTAACCGATAAACCCGAACGTTTTTTCGTAAACGAAGCCATTCGCGAAAAAATATTGATGCACTACAAAAAGGAAATTCCCTATTCAGTTGAAATAGACACTGAGGAGTTTTTTGAAGACGAAAACATTATCCGTATCCGAAGTATAATCATGGTAGAGCGCGAAACCCAAAAGGGAATCATTATCGGGCACAGGGGTTCGGCATTAAAAAGGGTTGGTATTGAAGCTAGAAAGGATTTGGAAAAATTCTTCGGAAAGCAAATACATTTAGAACTGTATGTGAAGGTTAATAAGGATTGGCGTAGTAATGAAAAGCAACTCCGTAGGTTTGGATACAATCAAAAGTAA
- the der gene encoding ribosome biogenesis GTPase Der: MMSIVAVVGRPNVGKSTFFNRLIQRREAIVDAVSGVTRDRHYGKSDWNGKEFSLIDTGGYVKGSDDIFEAEIDKQVELAIDEADAIIFMVDVESGVTGMDQEVAKLLRRSKKPIFLAINKVDSASRVNDALEFYSLGFENQYNLSSINGSGTGDLLDDLVKALPDREEPDDSELPRFAVVGRPNAGKSSFINALIGKDRYIVTDIAGTTRDSIDTKYNRFGFEFNLVDTAGIRKKSKVKEDLEFYSVMRSVRAIEHCDVIILVFDATRGFDGQVENIFWLAQRNNKGIVILANKWDLVEDKESSSVKDYEKYIRQQIEPFVDVPIVFVSVLTKQRIYKAIETAVEVYQNRSKKVKTSELNEVMLPIIQAYPPPAYKAKYVKIKFCTQLPTPYPSFAFFCNLPQYVKDPYKRFIENKLRENFDFTGVPITVYFRKK; this comes from the coding sequence ATTATGAGCATTGTTGCCGTTGTAGGACGACCAAACGTAGGGAAATCTACTTTTTTTAATAGGCTAATTCAGCGTAGAGAAGCCATTGTTGACGCAGTGAGTGGCGTTACGCGCGATCGTCATTATGGTAAAAGTGATTGGAACGGAAAAGAATTTTCGTTGATAGATACAGGAGGTTATGTAAAAGGAAGCGACGATATTTTTGAAGCTGAAATAGACAAACAGGTTGAATTGGCTATTGACGAAGCCGATGCCATTATTTTTATGGTTGATGTGGAAAGCGGCGTTACAGGAATGGATCAAGAGGTTGCAAAACTGCTTCGTCGTTCAAAAAAACCAATTTTTTTAGCAATTAATAAAGTAGATTCCGCATCGCGCGTAAATGATGCTTTGGAGTTTTATTCGCTGGGTTTTGAAAACCAATACAATCTTTCTAGTATCAACGGGAGTGGCACCGGCGATTTACTCGATGATCTGGTAAAAGCATTGCCGGATAGAGAGGAACCGGATGATAGCGAGCTTCCACGATTTGCAGTTGTGGGCCGTCCCAATGCGGGGAAATCTTCATTTATAAATGCGCTCATTGGAAAAGACAGATATATTGTTACAGACATCGCGGGAACAACACGCGATAGCATAGACACGAAATACAATCGTTTTGGTTTTGAGTTTAACCTTGTTGATACTGCGGGAATTCGCAAAAAAAGCAAGGTAAAGGAAGATTTGGAATTTTATTCCGTGATGCGAAGCGTTCGAGCTATTGAGCATTGCGACGTAATTATTCTTGTTTTTGATGCCACTCGAGGCTTTGACGGACAGGTGGAGAATATTTTTTGGCTAGCACAACGTAATAATAAAGGAATCGTAATACTTGCAAACAAGTGGGATTTGGTGGAAGACAAGGAAAGTAGTAGCGTGAAGGATTACGAAAAATATATCCGTCAGCAAATTGAACCCTTTGTAGATGTGCCAATTGTTTTTGTTTCGGTTCTTACCAAACAACGAATTTACAAAGCAATTGAAACCGCGGTTGAGGTATACCAAAACCGAAGTAAAAAGGTAAAAACGAGCGAATTGAATGAAGTCATGCTTCCAATAATTCAAGCTTATCCGCCGCCAGCATATAAAGCTAAATATGTAAAAATAAAATTCTGCACGCAGCTGCCAACACCCTATCCAAGCTTTGCATTTTTCTGCAACTTACCGCAATATGTAAAAGATCCGTACAAGCGCTTTATTGAAAATAAACTTCGGGAAAATTTCGATTTTACCGGGGTGCCTATTACAGTTTATTTTAGGAAAAAATAA
- a CDS encoding YheT family hydrolase, whose translation MPYINNSSYETDFIFQNGHISTIYEGIIRKLNAPNYKRKRLLLPDGDFLLLDYIVKSSKKAIILCHGLEGDSRKNYNNACANFFIAKGYSVFAWNNRSCGGEMNLLPYLYHHGSITDLEFVIEHVIASGFEEVFPIGFSLGGDQILNYLGRNKISDKVKAAVAISAPIQLKSSAEKIQSGISKIYLSRFIRKIRAKIQYKSQQFPDIISQETSKQIKTFEDVILRFIVPVHGDYLDLEDYYLKASPKYSIDGIKTPVLVMNAWDDPILGKDDHPIALAERHKYLFLETPHHGGHCAFPLKISKHPYSVVRAFEFFEEIAK comes from the coding sequence ATGCCCTATATAAACAATTCATCTTACGAAACCGACTTCATTTTTCAAAATGGACATATTTCTACGATTTACGAAGGCATTATTCGCAAATTGAATGCGCCTAACTATAAGCGAAAGCGATTGCTATTGCCCGATGGAGATTTTCTGCTATTAGATTATATTGTAAAGAGTTCTAAAAAAGCTATTATATTGTGTCACGGATTAGAAGGCGATTCGCGAAAAAACTACAACAATGCTTGTGCGAACTTTTTTATCGCTAAAGGGTATTCGGTTTTTGCTTGGAACAACCGCAGTTGTGGTGGTGAAATGAACTTGCTGCCATATCTGTACCATCACGGTTCCATCACAGATTTAGAATTTGTAATTGAACACGTAATTGCGAGCGGATTTGAAGAAGTTTTCCCAATTGGGTTTTCTTTGGGTGGGGATCAAATTTTAAATTATCTGGGTAGAAATAAAATTTCTGATAAAGTAAAAGCAGCGGTGGCTATTTCGGCACCAATTCAATTAAAATCCAGTGCCGAAAAAATTCAAAGTGGAATTAGTAAAATATATTTAAGTCGTTTTATCCGGAAGATTAGGGCAAAAATTCAATACAAATCACAACAATTTCCAGATATAATTTCCCAAGAAACCTCAAAACAAATTAAAACATTTGAGGATGTAATTCTCCGGTTTATAGTTCCTGTTCACGGGGATTATTTAGATCTTGAAGATTATTATTTAAAAGCCTCTCCAAAATATTCCATCGACGGTATTAAAACGCCAGTTTTGGTCATGAATGCTTGGGACGATCCTATTTTGGGGAAAGATGACCATCCTATTGCGCTGGCTGAACGCCACAAGTATTTGTTTTTGGAAACGCCTCACCATGGGGGGCATTGTGCATTTCCGTTGAAAATATCTAAACACCCCTACTCCGTAGTGCGTGCTTTTGAATTCTTTGAAGAAATTGCGAAGTAA
- a CDS encoding TPM domain-containing protein, translating into MSKVEDFLTKEEEAAIIEAIRKSEKNTSGEIRVHIEPSSVSAEEPNKPIDAFDRAAEVFDMLNMANTKARNGVLIYVAVNDRTLVIMGDKGINDIVGQNFWESTKDIIINHFKNGHMKQGLVEGILKAGEQLKKHFPYQKDDKNELPDDISVG; encoded by the coding sequence ATGTCTAAAGTTGAAGATTTTCTTACAAAGGAAGAAGAAGCAGCTATAATTGAAGCCATTCGCAAATCTGAGAAAAACACCTCGGGCGAGATACGTGTTCATATAGAACCCAGTTCGGTTTCTGCGGAAGAACCAAATAAACCGATAGACGCTTTTGATCGCGCTGCAGAAGTGTTTGATATGTTAAATATGGCTAACACAAAAGCGCGCAATGGGGTATTAATATACGTAGCCGTAAACGATCGGACGTTAGTAATTATGGGCGATAAGGGCATTAATGATATAGTAGGCCAAAACTTTTGGGAAAGTACCAAAGATATTATTATTAACCATTTTAAAAATGGCCACATGAAACAAGGCTTGGTAGAAGGAATTTTAAAAGCAGGCGAACAGTTAAAGAAACATTTCCCATACCAAAAAGATGATAAAAACGAACTCCCGGATGATATTTCGGTAGGGTAG
- a CDS encoding GTP-binding protein, which yields MLSNEIVLRPRFQIELEQPCTQILTKFSEAKKCQSKFTISCVDDHIFLKLPKKQQHFWSPQLHLEIIEKDEESCSLHGFFGPNPTVWTMFMFFHVAVGILFMVNLTWLYSNYNLGNSIGLQISISVILILTWIVLYVAGRLGKKKGKPGMRELYEFMTETIG from the coding sequence ATGCTTTCGAATGAAATAGTTTTACGCCCACGTTTCCAAATAGAACTGGAGCAACCCTGCACGCAGATACTTACAAAGTTTTCGGAAGCTAAAAAGTGCCAAAGCAAGTTTACCATTTCTTGCGTAGATGACCATATTTTTCTCAAATTACCAAAAAAACAACAACACTTTTGGTCGCCCCAGTTGCATTTGGAAATAATTGAAAAAGACGAAGAATCCTGTTCCTTACACGGTTTTTTTGGACCAAATCCAACCGTTTGGACCATGTTTATGTTTTTTCACGTTGCTGTGGGAATCCTTTTTATGGTGAATTTAACTTGGCTTTACTCAAATTATAATTTGGGAAATTCCATCGGACTTCAAATTTCAATTTCGGTAATTTTAATTCTCACCTGGATTGTACTCTATGTTGCAGGAAGACTTGGCAAGAAAAAAGGAAAACCCGGAATGCGGGAACTCTATGAGTTTATGACAGAAACCATAGGGTAA
- a CDS encoding TPM domain-containing protein yields the protein MRTFLQKYKFVLTLLAITFCFQNVVAQYEIPPKPEKQTSLYDYINLLTPTQKTALESKLVRYADSTSTQIVCIIIGSTQGEDISMLGAEWGQKWGIGQKGEDNGIVITLAKDDRRVDINTGYGIEYRITDLMSERIINRIMIPEFKSGNYYAGLDKGSDAIFAALKGEFKEDRDFSKKDGTPIPFFIIFIFIIIIIALINKGGRGGKGGGSSLLDIIVLSSLGRGGFGGGGGSFGGGGSFGGGGGFGGGFGGGGFGGGGASGGW from the coding sequence ATGAGAACATTTCTTCAGAAATATAAATTCGTACTTACATTATTAGCTATTACTTTTTGTTTTCAAAATGTAGTAGCACAATACGAAATTCCACCCAAGCCCGAAAAGCAAACTTCGTTATACGATTACATAAATTTGCTTACGCCCACGCAAAAAACGGCTTTGGAAAGTAAGTTGGTACGCTATGCAGATTCTACATCAACGCAGATTGTATGTATAATTATTGGCTCTACCCAAGGGGAGGATATTTCAATGTTAGGTGCAGAATGGGGTCAAAAATGGGGTATTGGCCAAAAAGGTGAAGACAACGGAATTGTAATTACACTGGCCAAAGATGACCGGCGAGTAGATATAAATACCGGCTATGGCATTGAGTACAGAATAACCGATTTGATGTCCGAGCGAATTATAAACCGCATTATGATTCCTGAATTTAAATCAGGAAATTATTATGCTGGGCTCGATAAAGGCAGCGATGCCATATTTGCAGCTTTAAAAGGTGAATTTAAAGAAGATAGGGATTTCAGCAAAAAAGACGGAACGCCCATTCCATTTTTTATCATATTCATTTTTATCATTATCATTATTGCCTTAATAAACAAAGGTGGTAGAGGCGGTAAAGGTGGCGGTAGTAGCTTGCTTGATATAATTGTACTCAGCAGCCTGGGCCGCGGTGGTTTTGGCGGTGGCGGCGGTAGCTTTGGCGGCGGAGGAAGTTTTGGTGGAGGCGGCGGTTTTGGCGGTGGTTTCGGTGGTGGCGGTTTTGGAGGCGGCGGTGCTAGCGGTGGATGGTAA
- a CDS encoding YczE/YyaS/YitT family protein, with protein MKTQASKVWRHNSIRYAFFFLGLIFFGLGVAVSVKVKHLGLHPWDVLNVALFEHFGFSIGTWSIVVGLLLIGISLLVSKKYINIGTFLNALLIGPIMDFFLWIDILPDASYNWTDYLILLVGIVLIGLGGGLYVSGGVGAGPRDGFMLSISERTRLSVSKARILVESLVLVIGFLLGGPVFWVTFIYTFILSPIFQFSLKFFTRLRSKLDGVNDQPDMARNKF; from the coding sequence ATGAAAACACAAGCATCAAAAGTTTGGCGTCACAACAGTATTCGTTATGCATTTTTTTTTCTTGGTCTTATTTTTTTTGGACTGGGCGTGGCGGTTTCCGTTAAGGTAAAACATCTTGGCTTACATCCTTGGGATGTTCTAAACGTGGCCTTATTTGAACATTTTGGTTTTAGTATTGGCACTTGGAGCATCGTGGTTGGTTTGCTACTAATAGGGATTTCACTATTGGTGAGCAAAAAGTATATTAATATTGGTACATTTCTCAATGCATTGCTCATTGGACCAATCATGGATTTCTTTCTTTGGATAGATATTTTGCCAGATGCAAGTTACAATTGGACAGACTATTTAATACTACTGGTGGGAATCGTGCTCATAGGTTTGGGCGGAGGTCTATACGTTTCGGGAGGCGTAGGCGCTGGTCCAAGAGATGGATTTATGCTTTCCATATCAGAACGAACAAGATTATCTGTGAGCAAAGCCCGAATTTTAGTGGAGAGCTTAGTGCTGGTTATCGGGTTTTTATTGGGAGGCCCTGTGTTTTGGGTAACATTTATTTATACTTTTATCCTGAGCCCGATTTTTCAATTTTCTCTGAAATTTTTTACCCGGCTTAGATCTAAATTAGATGGAGTTAATGACCAGCCAGATATGGCGAGAAATAAATTTTAA